The sequence CCGCTTTCAAAAAAGCCGCGATATTGCACTGCTACATTGCCGCGCAGCTCCATGGCTGCGCTGTTTACACTTAACAATGTTGCTCCAAGGGCAAGCGCAAGCTGAGTGTAGGTCGCTTTCATTAACGTGCTCGCTTAAGCTTGTTTTTGTTAAAGTCTGATTCTTTTACGCCGGTTTTAAACTGATAATTGTTCCAGAACATCTCGGTCTTTTTATCGGTTTGATGATTAACCATTAGCATTTTAGAAGGGCGCCAGTGTTTGTCGGCATACACTTGGTAATCGCTCATGGTGAGGGTTTTAAGCAGTTGGCCTTTGCGGTCGTAAAACTCTACCTTGTGCACGCGGTAGGCTTCTTTATCCATCCAGGTGATTTGCTTGGTATAGCCTGAATACTTATCTACCGGTACGTTTTGCACCACATAGCTGTCGAAACCGGCGATGGTTTCGTCACGTAAGTAGGTATAAGTGTATTTTTCTACTTCAAAAGAGCTTAGGTCTTCGAAGGCAAATTCGCTGCCCATGTAAGGACCAGATTTATTACGCGAACCAATGCGTTTTACTCGCTTTAACGCAGGTAAGTATAGCCACTGTTCGTCGGGCTCTAAGGCATGAGAAAAGCTTAAAAAGGCGGTGCCTTTAACATCTGCTGGGTGGTCAAATACACTTAGCGCTTTGTCTCCATCACCTTCTACTTCTAGAGATTGAATGCGAATAGAGCGGGTGCTGGTATCACCTTGGGCGTTGTACAGCACCATCTCGGTTTCAGCTTTAGAATCTACCCAGCCTAAATCAAAGGCTTTACGCTCTTGGGCTATCCGTAAGCCCTTTTCCTCGGCGGTTTCTGCTAAGGCTTGTTGGCTAAACAACAAGCTAATACAGATAACTGCGGCACGATTAAGCCACATGCTAAGCGGTTTTTTGTTGAAGTGCTGCTGCATTTTCTGCTCCCTTTGCACGGTCAAAACTAATCAAGAGTAATGGTAGTAGTAAGAAATCGATGATTAAGGCTACGGCAATAATAATAGAAGTAAGTAGCCCCATATTGGAGTTAATGGTGAAGGTTGAACCAATTAATACTGAGAAGCCAACCACCAATACCGCGGTGGTAATAGCCAGTGCTTTGCCCACTGTGACAAAGGCGTAGCGCACTGCGTCTTCGGCAGACTTTCCTTGCTTACGCGCATACTGATACTTAGTGAGAAAGTGCACCGTATCGTCCACCACAATGCCTAGGGTAACGCTGATTACTATGGATAAACCTAAGTTAATATTGCCGTCAATTATCGCCCAAATGCCAAAACCAATACCTGCAGGCACCAAGTTTGGCAGTAGGCTAATAAAGGTAAGGCGCAGTGAGCGTAGTGAAATACCAATAAGTACCGAGATAAGCACCAAGGCCCAAAATGCACCTTTAAGGGCTTGCGGCATATTACGCTCGCCAATGTGGGCAAACATTAAGTTAGGGCTGGCGGCGATTACTCGGTAATCGGGTGCATTTTGTTGCCACCACTCTAAGGAACGTTGCTCAAGCGCTATCATGCCAACAGAGCCCATGTTTTTGGTGGTAATGGTGAGGCGAGTGGCCGACTTATCTACATTGATTTGGTTATTCAAATCTAAGCCGTAGGGCAAGCTCATTTCATACATCAATAAATACTGGGCAGAAAGTTCGCGTTCTTCTGGCACCAAGTAATAGCTAGGGTCGTCACCATGCATGTTTTTGTTTAAACGGCGCATAATGTCGGAGATGCTATTTACGTTGTCGATTTCTGGCTGTTGGCGTAACCAAGCACTAAAATCGGCCACTTTTTGCATGTAATTTGGCTCGTTTATTCCGCTGCTTTCACCGCTTCTTATTTCATAAGAAATGGTGGTAATCCCGGATATATTATCCTCCATAAAGTCTGTGGATTTACGAAAGTCCACCTCCTTACTGAAGTACTCTGTAGCCACGTCGTTAAGTTGGTTACGCGGGATCATGGCCAAGAAGCCAACAATAACTACCAGGGTAACCGGCATTAACCATTTGCGTGAATCAATCACAAAGTTTGCTAAGCGGTCGTAGTTTGAACGGCTGCTAATACTCGGCGTTTGTTTAATTGGCAGAATGTTAAGCAGGGCTGGCAAGATGGTAAGTGCGTACACATAAGCCAACATTACACCAACCGCCACAATGGTTCCTAGGGCTTGAAATGGTGGCGAGTCAGAGAAGTTAAGGGTTAAGAAACCAATCGCTGTAGTGGCACTGGTAAGGAAAATAGCCCGGTTGTTGATTTTTAAACTAAAAGCCAAAGCTTCTTTTTTAGACTTACCTTGGCGCATCTCGTAAAGCATTGAGGCAATCACATGCACACAGTCGGCGACCGCTAAGGTCATTACCATGGTAGGCACATTTACCGTTACGGTATTAAGCGCAAAGCCCATCCAACCGGCCATGCCCATGGTGCTGGCAATGGTTACAACAATAACCACTAGGGTGGCGAGCATACCTAGTATTGAGCGAAGTAAAATTGCTAGCATCACCAAAATTAGCAAGAACATAAGTGGTACTAGGGTCGACATGTCTTTCTGGCTTTGCTCGATGAAGCTGTTGTTCATCATTACCATGCCAGAGAGCAGAATTTTGTGTTCTGGGTAGGCTTGTTGATACTTGCTTTGTAGCTCGCGAACAAATTTAGAGGTTTTAGGCACCTCTGCCTGCATATCATCTTCAGAGATGGTAATAGTGGCGGCGATTACTGCCACGCGACCATCTAGGCTAATTAAGCGATTTTCTAGTAGTTGCTCACTCAGGCTTACCGCTTTAATCTTGCTTACCTTCTCCGCATCGAGCATGTCTAGCTCTAGCAGCAAATCTTCAACCCAAAGGTCGTCTTCTACTGCTTCGGTATGCTGGAAGTTAGTAATGGAATCAACGCGAGTTGAGTTAGGGATGAGCCAAGAGTCATCGGTAAGCTCTTTAATCAGCGTGAGCGATTGTGGGTTAAATACATCGCCTTCGTTGGGAGAGATAACAAAGGTGACTGAATCAGTTTTATTAAACACCTTTTGCATGCTTTCAAATTCTTGAAGTTGAGGATTATCCTCACCAAAGAAAATTCGATAGTCACCTACAAAGGTAAGAAACCGTCCGCCAGAGGTCATTGCTACAACGGCTATCATTAATAACATCAGTGTTAGCCAAGGTCTGGCAATCACTTGATTAAAAAATTTCTGTTCCATGGCCCTGTCCTATACCAATTGCACCATTCAATTGGTTAAAAGTGAATTATGACGATTTGTCTAAAATTGACGAATCGTCACTTCCTTTGCTTAAAAAACCGCAATATCGGGCGGTTAGTTTGAATCTAAATGCGTGCGTTTGTTATTCCACTTAACAACAGTAGAACAACTTGGCACTTTTTCTTGTTTCGCTGACAAAAACTTTGTGAGCTAATTGCCGGTTTGCGTAAAGCGCTTAGTACAGTGTTTCGTTTTTCTCTAGTATTGCCAGTTCGTCAGCGTAAAGCTCTTGGCCTATTCGCTGCCAGGTTGCTAGGTAGTCTTGTTGTTGCGACAGCGGTTGCCAATTTAGCCCATCACACAATAAGTTAATGTTATAAAGCAGGGCGAATTGGCTGTCGAAGCCAGCAGTGCAAAACTTACTGGATTTATTAACCACCGCGCTGCTAAGAGCATTAGTACCAAAGGCCATTGACCACGCTGCAAAAGTCGCGGCATTTGCATCAACATTTTGGCTGGCAGGGATCTCGCCCAAGGCTACGGCCTCTTCAATTAACTTAACCGCTACACCTACAATCTTGTTTTCGTGTTCACTTACGCTGGTACTGCGAATACTCGAGGTTTTCTCCATGATGTTGGGTGTTTTCATGCTTAACACCACCATCGACAAAGTAGGGTAAAGACGATTAAACAAGCGATAGCCATAGGCCATAGCAATCATCTTCTCTCGGGTACTGCCTTTAAAGTCATTAATGCGTTGGTATAAATCAATCTGCAAGCGCATCGACCGGCAACACAAGGCACACAATACATCTTCTTTACAGGCAAAGTGGTTGTACACCGTGCCTTTAGAATACTGCGAACGCTGGGTAATTTTATCCATCGTAAGACCAGCAAAGCCGGTTTCCGCCATCAACTCCAAGGCAATATCTAGCAATAGCTCTTCGCGGTTGGCAATTTCTTGGGCTTTTCTGGTTTTTGTATTCATTTTTTCTCTATATTGACACTTCGTCACAATGTGACGATTCGTCAAGTTATACGCCCTGATGACGATGAGTTCAAGTTTATTTTTATTTGATGTTAGGTTTTTAGGATTTAACTTAAGCCATATACCTAGTGCTTTGCTAAGGGGTGATGACAATAAATACCACAAAAACCTGAATGCTCGCCCAAAGTGTAAGTAAATACTGAGCTTAAGGGCAAGTATTGAAGTTAAGTTAATTGAGTAATAGCTGAAAATGTTGGGGTTATGGCGTGAGGCATTGCTTGTATATTACTTAAGCAGTAAAGCTGAGTGAAAAGTTTTTGCGATGTGTCAATTTAATGTGCTTATTACCTGTGAATGTGGTGGTTCATCCTATAAGGTTACGCCTTCGCCAATTATATAGCTTCACCAAAGGACCATAAGAAGCATGAAACAACAATCAAACAACAGCATATTAAGATTTTTTACTCACGGCAGTTTAGTGCTGCAAATCCTCATCGGTATTATTGCCGGTAGCGCGTTAGCGGTACTTGCACCTAATGTAGCAACATCCTTTGGCATGTTAGGTAGCCTGTTTGTTGGCGCCTTAAAAGCCGTTGCGCCGGTATTGGTGTTTGTATTGGTAGCAGCCTCGGTGGCCAGCCATAAACGTGGCCAAAATACCCAGCTTCGCCCGATTATTTACTTGTATTTATTTGGTACCTTT comes from Agarivorans sp. Alg241-V36 and encodes:
- a CDS encoding outer membrane lipoprotein-sorting protein gives rise to the protein MQQHFNKKPLSMWLNRAAVICISLLFSQQALAETAEEKGLRIAQERKAFDLGWVDSKAETEMVLYNAQGDTSTRSIRIQSLEVEGDGDKALSVFDHPADVKGTAFLSFSHALEPDEQWLYLPALKRVKRIGSRNKSGPYMGSEFAFEDLSSFEVEKYTYTYLRDETIAGFDSYVVQNVPVDKYSGYTKQITWMDKEAYRVHKVEFYDRKGQLLKTLTMSDYQVYADKHWRPSKMLMVNHQTDKKTEMFWNNYQFKTGVKESDFNKNKLKRAR
- a CDS encoding RND family transporter, with the translated sequence MEQKFFNQVIARPWLTLMLLMIAVVAMTSGGRFLTFVGDYRIFFGEDNPQLQEFESMQKVFNKTDSVTFVISPNEGDVFNPQSLTLIKELTDDSWLIPNSTRVDSITNFQHTEAVEDDLWVEDLLLELDMLDAEKVSKIKAVSLSEQLLENRLISLDGRVAVIAATITISEDDMQAEVPKTSKFVRELQSKYQQAYPEHKILLSGMVMMNNSFIEQSQKDMSTLVPLMFLLILVMLAILLRSILGMLATLVVIVVTIASTMGMAGWMGFALNTVTVNVPTMVMTLAVADCVHVIASMLYEMRQGKSKKEALAFSLKINNRAIFLTSATTAIGFLTLNFSDSPPFQALGTIVAVGVMLAYVYALTILPALLNILPIKQTPSISSRSNYDRLANFVIDSRKWLMPVTLVVIVGFLAMIPRNQLNDVATEYFSKEVDFRKSTDFMEDNISGITTISYEIRSGESSGINEPNYMQKVADFSAWLRQQPEIDNVNSISDIMRRLNKNMHGDDPSYYLVPEERELSAQYLLMYEMSLPYGLDLNNQINVDKSATRLTITTKNMGSVGMIALEQRSLEWWQQNAPDYRVIAASPNLMFAHIGERNMPQALKGAFWALVLISVLIGISLRSLRLTFISLLPNLVPAGIGFGIWAIIDGNINLGLSIVISVTLGIVVDDTVHFLTKYQYARKQGKSAEDAVRYAFVTVGKALAITTAVLVVGFSVLIGSTFTINSNMGLLTSIIIAVALIIDFLLLPLLLISFDRAKGAENAAALQQKTA
- a CDS encoding TetR/AcrR family transcriptional regulator, coding for MNTKTRKAQEIANREELLLDIALELMAETGFAGLTMDKITQRSQYSKGTVYNHFACKEDVLCALCCRSMRLQIDLYQRINDFKGSTREKMIAMAYGYRLFNRLYPTLSMVVLSMKTPNIMEKTSSIRSTSVSEHENKIVGVAVKLIEEAVALGEIPASQNVDANAATFAAWSMAFGTNALSSAVVNKSSKFCTAGFDSQFALLYNINLLCDGLNWQPLSQQQDYLATWQRIGQELYADELAILEKNETLY